One region of Channa argus isolate prfri chromosome 20, Channa argus male v1.0, whole genome shotgun sequence genomic DNA includes:
- the tepsin gene encoding AP-4 complex accessory subunit Tepsin isoform X1 translates to MATFMERLAFLQKVPTLMKATADDENPCPGYLFQEIGKISHESSGCGQCLLEYLLDRLQVESCHVKLKVLKIFVHLCGHGSNHFLTELRRNSTFIQQASVYSGPPDPIHGTALYQKVRNTAQEVARLLFTDAISSKSGISPLFKLVSPTMGMGSATSHRPGMQGFGYSPGKQGTATDSLLDKIQKAAEVVASAVLPPTEHQGIRLHDNLYRAVVAPTVPIEVAVPACAYNIPACRTKAVSQRCPGQVGGGWEENDSGNSSSHNSSQDIAANSRSSMDGKSAGTGSQSGASRESSGDLSERVEALQLGDCGQEMALINKVTEGSRVFLSREESQHFIKECSTLNCEVVVELLSSKLQDPSNTVKMRALCALGCLMTSDLLSLEQMFGATQRRLSQLSEGLQGPVANKATKILRQFEALMGASLQPARQDRANTSQQLTTIQLPASTYSDSLPPIHSSHTNLNHCQSNISLGDVTQPPNHRASPSVALNQQDPVRATEVKLTAENQEFPRDRSCTPPSEAESKQHPLSRPSLFSGMELVTKGRPLCQRETSQTNTCTVDDDLKESPAMLKSDRPVNLSLPYISKANDDANSICSSVASNSSQTVSAFSFLNC, encoded by the exons AAATCTCCCATGAGTCTTCAGGTTGTGGTCAGTGTTTGCTGGAATACCTTCTGGATAGGCTGCAGGTGGAGTCCTGCCATGTCAAACTTAAG GTCCTGAAGATCTTTGTCCATCTCTGTGGCCATGGCTCAAACCATTTCCTCACAGAACTCAGAAGGAACTCCACTTTCATCCAGCAAGCATCAG TTTACAGTGGCCCACCTGACCCCATTCATGGCACAGCATTGTACCAGAAAGTGAGAAATACAGCACAG GAAGTAGCCAGGTTGCTTTTCACAGATGCAATTTCCAGCAAAAGTGGCATCTCCCCCCTGTTCAAATTAGTCTCCCCAACAATGG GTATGGGCTCAGCAACTTCACACAGGCCGGGAATGCAAGGCTTTGGGTACAGTCCAGGGAAGCAGGGAACAG CGACTGACTCATTACTGGATAAGATCCAGAAAGCTGCAGAGGTAGTAGCCAGTGCTGTTCTTCCTCCTACTGAGCACCAAGGCATCCGGCTCCACGACAACCTTTACCGGGCAGTTGTGGCACCGACCGTACCTATAGAGGTGGCTGTGCCTGCATGTGCCTATAACATACCTGCTTGCAGAACAAAAG CAGTGTCCCAGAGATGCCCAGGGCAGGTAGGAGGTGGATGGGAAGAGAATGACAGTGGGAACAGCTCCTCCCACAACTCTTCTCAGGACATCGCTGCAAATAGTAGGTCCTCCATGGATGGCAAGTCTGCTGGTACTGGAAGCCAATCAGGGGCCAGTAGAGAAAGCAGTGGGGACCTATCAGAACG GGTGGAAGCCTTGCAGCTGGGGGACTGTGGCCAGGAGATGGCTCTCATCAACAAAGTGACTGAGGGCTCCAGAGTTTTTCTGTCCAGAGAGGAAAGCCAGCACTTCATCAAAGA GTGTTCCACTCTCAACTGTGAAGTTGTTGTGGAATTGCTCTCAAGCAAGCTTCAAGATCCCTCAAACACTGTTAAGATG CGAGCACTGTGTGCTTTGGGATGCctcatgacctctgacctcctaTCTCTGGAGCAAATGTTTGGAGCTACCCAGCGAAGGCTTTCCCAGCTGAGTGAGGGCCTTCAAGGACCAGTGGCAAACAAAGCCACAAAG ATCTTGCGACAGTTTGAGGCTCTAATGGGTGCATCTCTACAACCTGCCAGGCAAGATCGAGCAAACACTAGTCAACAACTAACAACTATTCAGCTTCCTGCATCTACATACTCCGATTCTTTACCACCAATTCACTCTTCTCACACCAACCTCAACCATTGTCAGTCTAACATCTCACTTGGAGACGTCACTCAGCCACCAAATCACAGAGCTTCTCCTAGTGTGGCCTTGAACCAGCAAGATCCAGTCAGAGCTACTGAAGTTAAGCTGACTGCTGAAAATCAAGAGTTTCCCAGAGACAGAAGCTGTACTCCTCCCTCTGAGGCTGAGAGCAAGCAGCATCCTTTGAGTAGACCATCCCTGTTCAGTGGTATGGAACTGGTGACCAAGGGTAGACCTCTGTGTCAAAGAGAAACGTCccagacaaacacatgcacagtggATGACGACTTAAAGGAGAGCCCAGCTATGCTCAAGTCTGACAGACCAGTGAACTTGTCTCTCCCATACATTAGTAAAGCAAATGATGATGCTAATTCAATTTGCAGTTCAGTTGCATCTAATAGCAGCCAAACAGTATCGGCCTTCTCATTTCTTAACTGTTGA
- the tepsin gene encoding AP-4 complex accessory subunit Tepsin isoform X2, translated as MATFMERLAFLQKVPTLMKATADDENPCPGYLFQEIGKISHESSGCGQCLLEYLLDRLQVESCHVKLKVLKIFVHLCGHGSNHFLTELRRNSTFIQQASVYSGPPDPIHGTALYQKVRNTAQEVARLLFTDAISSKSGISPLFKLVSPTMGMGSATSHRPGMQGFGYSPGKQGTATDSLLDKIQKAAEVVASAVLPPTEHQGIRLHDNLYRAVVAPTVPIEVAVPACAYNIPACRTKVSQRCPGQVGGGWEENDSGNSSSHNSSQDIAANSRSSMDGKSAGTGSQSGASRESSGDLSERVEALQLGDCGQEMALINKVTEGSRVFLSREESQHFIKECSTLNCEVVVELLSSKLQDPSNTVKMRALCALGCLMTSDLLSLEQMFGATQRRLSQLSEGLQGPVANKATKILRQFEALMGASLQPARQDRANTSQQLTTIQLPASTYSDSLPPIHSSHTNLNHCQSNISLGDVTQPPNHRASPSVALNQQDPVRATEVKLTAENQEFPRDRSCTPPSEAESKQHPLSRPSLFSGMELVTKGRPLCQRETSQTNTCTVDDDLKESPAMLKSDRPVNLSLPYISKANDDANSICSSVASNSSQTVSAFSFLNC; from the exons AAATCTCCCATGAGTCTTCAGGTTGTGGTCAGTGTTTGCTGGAATACCTTCTGGATAGGCTGCAGGTGGAGTCCTGCCATGTCAAACTTAAG GTCCTGAAGATCTTTGTCCATCTCTGTGGCCATGGCTCAAACCATTTCCTCACAGAACTCAGAAGGAACTCCACTTTCATCCAGCAAGCATCAG TTTACAGTGGCCCACCTGACCCCATTCATGGCACAGCATTGTACCAGAAAGTGAGAAATACAGCACAG GAAGTAGCCAGGTTGCTTTTCACAGATGCAATTTCCAGCAAAAGTGGCATCTCCCCCCTGTTCAAATTAGTCTCCCCAACAATGG GTATGGGCTCAGCAACTTCACACAGGCCGGGAATGCAAGGCTTTGGGTACAGTCCAGGGAAGCAGGGAACAG CGACTGACTCATTACTGGATAAGATCCAGAAAGCTGCAGAGGTAGTAGCCAGTGCTGTTCTTCCTCCTACTGAGCACCAAGGCATCCGGCTCCACGACAACCTTTACCGGGCAGTTGTGGCACCGACCGTACCTATAGAGGTGGCTGTGCCTGCATGTGCCTATAACATACCTGCTTGCAGAACAAAAG TGTCCCAGAGATGCCCAGGGCAGGTAGGAGGTGGATGGGAAGAGAATGACAGTGGGAACAGCTCCTCCCACAACTCTTCTCAGGACATCGCTGCAAATAGTAGGTCCTCCATGGATGGCAAGTCTGCTGGTACTGGAAGCCAATCAGGGGCCAGTAGAGAAAGCAGTGGGGACCTATCAGAACG GGTGGAAGCCTTGCAGCTGGGGGACTGTGGCCAGGAGATGGCTCTCATCAACAAAGTGACTGAGGGCTCCAGAGTTTTTCTGTCCAGAGAGGAAAGCCAGCACTTCATCAAAGA GTGTTCCACTCTCAACTGTGAAGTTGTTGTGGAATTGCTCTCAAGCAAGCTTCAAGATCCCTCAAACACTGTTAAGATG CGAGCACTGTGTGCTTTGGGATGCctcatgacctctgacctcctaTCTCTGGAGCAAATGTTTGGAGCTACCCAGCGAAGGCTTTCCCAGCTGAGTGAGGGCCTTCAAGGACCAGTGGCAAACAAAGCCACAAAG ATCTTGCGACAGTTTGAGGCTCTAATGGGTGCATCTCTACAACCTGCCAGGCAAGATCGAGCAAACACTAGTCAACAACTAACAACTATTCAGCTTCCTGCATCTACATACTCCGATTCTTTACCACCAATTCACTCTTCTCACACCAACCTCAACCATTGTCAGTCTAACATCTCACTTGGAGACGTCACTCAGCCACCAAATCACAGAGCTTCTCCTAGTGTGGCCTTGAACCAGCAAGATCCAGTCAGAGCTACTGAAGTTAAGCTGACTGCTGAAAATCAAGAGTTTCCCAGAGACAGAAGCTGTACTCCTCCCTCTGAGGCTGAGAGCAAGCAGCATCCTTTGAGTAGACCATCCCTGTTCAGTGGTATGGAACTGGTGACCAAGGGTAGACCTCTGTGTCAAAGAGAAACGTCccagacaaacacatgcacagtggATGACGACTTAAAGGAGAGCCCAGCTATGCTCAAGTCTGACAGACCAGTGAACTTGTCTCTCCCATACATTAGTAAAGCAAATGATGATGCTAATTCAATTTGCAGTTCAGTTGCATCTAATAGCAGCCAAACAGTATCGGCCTTCTCATTTCTTAACTGTTGA